Proteins encoded by one window of Chitinispirillum alkaliphilum:
- a CDS encoding Hydroxyacylglutathione hydrolase, producing the protein MNCITVDTILIPPDNYSYVLKCNNCAIVIDACDEKLISEHLQRENLRLLAILSTHHHSDHTAGNLKLKETTGCEIIATDKRVKGADRIIADHDRIGFCNIPIEALLVPGHTKSQAAWYVREEKMLFTGDTLFGAGCGRIFEGGPDQLYNSLQKLASLPDTTQIYFGHEYTVDNLEFALTVEPDNYAVSERLRNEKEKLNSGHYTTPSSIKLEKSTNPFLRCKEKSIRKKLEMVDRSPVAVFAEIRKRKDRF; encoded by the coding sequence GTGAACTGTATTACGGTTGATACTATTCTGATCCCGCCGGATAACTACAGTTATGTTCTCAAGTGTAATAATTGTGCAATTGTGATCGATGCATGTGACGAAAAGCTCATATCTGAACATCTCCAACGGGAAAACCTCAGACTTCTGGCAATCCTCAGCACTCATCACCACTCCGATCACACCGCAGGAAATCTTAAACTCAAAGAAACTACAGGGTGTGAAATCATCGCCACTGATAAGAGAGTAAAGGGAGCAGACAGGATTATTGCAGATCATGACAGAATCGGATTTTGCAACATCCCCATAGAGGCTTTACTCGTGCCAGGACATACAAAATCTCAGGCTGCCTGGTATGTCAGAGAAGAAAAAATGCTCTTTACCGGGGATACACTGTTTGGGGCAGGCTGTGGCCGTATTTTTGAGGGTGGCCCTGATCAGTTGTATAATTCACTGCAAAAACTGGCCTCTTTGCCTGATACTACCCAAATCTATTTTGGTCATGAGTATACAGTTGACAATCTGGAGTTTGCTCTCACCGTAGAGCCTGATAACTATGCCGTTTCAGAGCGCCTCCGTAATGAAAAAGAAAAACTCAATAGCGGGCATTACACTACTCCTTCAAGCATAAAACTGGAAAAATCCACCAATCCTTTTCTAAGATGCAAAGAAAAGAGCATAAGAAAAAAACTGGAAATGGTTGACCGTTCACCAGTTGCGGTATTTGCGGAAATAAGGAAGAGGAAGGATAGGTTTTAA
- a CDS encoding RNA polymerase sigma factor for flagellar operon, protein MSSLENLWREFKETGSKLAKDKLLLEYAHLVKYITQRLAVNMPSSVDRDDLLSSGTMGLIKAVETFDPGRGFKFETYAGHKIRGAVLDELRALDWVPRSVRQKSRDLQRTFSKLENELGRMPYDDEVCKELGISMGEYENLLSEVTPTTLISLEEAMPDRGSDAKELRIIDTIEDPGGDNPLKELGFSEVKNILKEAIANLQEKEKLVVALYHYEELTLKEIGVVLELTESRVSQIHSKAVLKLRSKLLQKINA, encoded by the coding sequence ATGTCAAGTCTTGAAAATTTATGGCGTGAGTTCAAAGAGACTGGTTCAAAATTGGCAAAAGATAAGCTGCTCCTTGAGTATGCTCATCTTGTTAAATACATTACTCAGCGTCTGGCAGTGAACATGCCCTCATCTGTCGATCGTGATGATCTTTTAAGCTCCGGTACTATGGGGCTGATAAAAGCGGTTGAGACATTTGATCCCGGTCGGGGTTTTAAGTTTGAGACCTATGCGGGACATAAAATCCGGGGGGCTGTTCTTGATGAACTCAGAGCCCTGGACTGGGTTCCCCGTTCCGTGCGTCAGAAATCAAGAGATCTCCAGCGCACCTTTTCAAAGCTTGAAAATGAACTGGGCCGAATGCCATATGATGATGAGGTGTGTAAAGAGTTGGGTATATCGATGGGAGAGTATGAAAATCTTCTCTCCGAAGTGACTCCCACGACTCTTATATCACTCGAAGAGGCAATGCCTGACAGGGGGTCGGATGCCAAAGAGTTGAGAATAATCGATACAATCGAAGATCCCGGAGGGGACAATCCGCTTAAAGAACTCGGGTTCTCAGAAGTTAAAAATATTCTCAAGGAAGCAATCGCAAATCTCCAGGAAAAAGAAAAACTGGTCGTGGCGTTATATCACTACGAAGAGCTGACACTGAAGGAAATCGGGGTGGTGCTTGAACTGACGGAATCAAGAGTCAGTCAGATACACTCCAAAGCTGTTCTAAAACTCAGATCAAAACTTCTACAAAAGATAAATGCCTGA
- a CDS encoding 6-hexanolactone hydrolase, whose translation MASFKSKLFNFLIRNGHIFQGKIKKEIFDLNTSIPAFRERCEKGAKKFGKVPEEISIKKQSIHGIHSEWLMPEGADPNKIIMYVHGGGYVSGSCDDHRGIISKFALATGVNNLLFEYRLAPENPFPAALEDTVTVYRWLLASGYKPDNIIIAGESAGGGLCLASLLALKERNVSLPAAAVAISPWTDLTCSSDSYRTKNNVSPAPLYSWTVFSHYYVGNNNAKDPLISPLFGDLQGLPPIFVNSGMDDELFEDGEKFYLKAKEAGVDIEFRQGRDMIHCYPLLAPMFKEATEAMDEIVEFITRNIQH comes from the coding sequence ATGGCCAGTTTTAAAAGTAAGTTATTTAATTTCCTTATCAGGAATGGACATATCTTTCAGGGAAAGATTAAAAAAGAAATATTTGATTTGAATACTTCCATTCCAGCATTCAGGGAAAGGTGCGAGAAGGGTGCAAAAAAATTTGGAAAAGTACCTGAAGAAATAAGCATCAAAAAGCAATCGATTCATGGTATTCATTCCGAATGGTTAATGCCGGAAGGTGCTGATCCAAATAAGATTATCATGTATGTTCATGGGGGAGGGTATGTATCCGGGTCATGTGATGATCATAGAGGAATTATATCAAAGTTCGCGCTGGCCACCGGTGTAAATAATTTACTTTTTGAATATCGGCTTGCCCCTGAAAACCCGTTTCCGGCAGCTTTGGAGGATACTGTTACGGTATACAGGTGGCTTCTGGCTTCAGGGTATAAGCCGGATAATATCATAATTGCAGGTGAGTCTGCCGGAGGGGGCTTGTGCCTGGCTTCTTTGCTTGCCTTGAAAGAGAGAAATGTCTCATTACCAGCTGCTGCAGTGGCTATTTCACCATGGACAGATTTGACTTGCTCAAGTGATTCTTACCGGACAAAAAATAATGTCTCACCGGCACCGTTATACTCATGGACCGTTTTTAGTCATTATTATGTTGGTAATAACAATGCAAAAGATCCCTTAATTTCGCCATTGTTCGGGGACTTACAGGGCTTACCTCCGATCTTCGTAAACTCCGGCATGGATGATGAATTGTTTGAGGATGGAGAAAAATTCTATTTGAAAGCAAAAGAAGCGGGAGTTGATATAGAATTCAGACAAGGGAGAGATATGATACATTGTTATCCATTGTTGGCACCAATGTTCAAGGAGGCTACAGAGGCTATGGATGAGATTGTCGAATTTATTACACGTAATATCCAACATTAA
- a CDS encoding Flagellar biosynthesis protein FlhF: MRIKKYTAKSMREALLQIKEELGEEAIILKTRKLPKKVFGIAGQDEIEVTAAVDDEAAKRQTVFPPLQMNDLGVYNRPRSSAKKPEPAMPSLSIPEKRSYRNEHVPANSTKSSVVPTEVAASGNTNEVDSKEEILALKENVKELKELVTSILHSAPRQSVSEGSEELSPGWEAVLKRLTDSEVKESLAKKLICSIQGENFLPEIDLEKKLVSALSSQFPVSGPLKLKRNAPIVVAFVGPTGAGKTTTLAKLAAHCCLNKGKRVSIITADTYRIAAIEQIRMFADIVKIGLQVVFSPEEIDGALKSCGNDEVVFVDTAGRSQRNSEHMEDLKNLISVLHPDETHLVLSATTKDSDLLENIRLYRSLGINRLLFTKLDETVRLGNIYNVVSESRIALSYFTFGQSVPDDIELAQPGKFVQRLMEGRTL, translated from the coding sequence ATGAGAATTAAAAAATATACCGCGAAAAGCATGCGTGAAGCGCTGCTTCAGATCAAGGAAGAACTTGGGGAAGAGGCTATCATCCTTAAGACAAGAAAACTTCCTAAAAAAGTCTTCGGCATTGCCGGACAGGATGAGATAGAGGTCACCGCAGCTGTGGATGATGAGGCTGCGAAAAGACAAACTGTATTTCCGCCTCTGCAAATGAATGATCTTGGTGTGTATAACAGGCCCCGTTCTTCAGCGAAAAAACCAGAACCTGCTATGCCTTCACTTTCGATACCAGAAAAGAGAAGTTACAGAAACGAACATGTCCCCGCAAACAGCACCAAATCTTCCGTTGTGCCCACGGAGGTTGCCGCCTCCGGGAATACAAACGAAGTGGACAGCAAAGAGGAGATTCTTGCACTCAAGGAGAATGTAAAAGAACTCAAAGAACTTGTTACATCTATTCTCCACTCTGCTCCGCGGCAATCTGTTTCAGAGGGGAGTGAAGAGTTGTCCCCTGGGTGGGAAGCGGTCCTGAAAAGGCTTACAGACTCAGAGGTTAAGGAATCGCTGGCAAAAAAACTTATCTGCTCCATACAGGGAGAGAATTTCCTGCCAGAAATCGATCTGGAGAAAAAGCTCGTTTCTGCTCTCAGCAGCCAGTTTCCCGTTTCCGGTCCTCTTAAGCTGAAGAGGAATGCTCCGATTGTAGTGGCCTTTGTGGGGCCTACGGGTGCGGGGAAAACAACTACTCTCGCCAAACTTGCTGCGCACTGCTGTCTTAACAAAGGTAAAAGGGTCTCAATCATTACCGCAGACACCTACAGGATCGCGGCAATAGAGCAGATTCGTATGTTTGCTGATATTGTGAAAATCGGTCTGCAGGTGGTTTTCTCTCCCGAAGAGATTGACGGGGCTCTTAAGAGTTGTGGTAACGATGAAGTAGTATTTGTGGACACTGCAGGGAGAAGTCAGAGAAACAGCGAGCACATGGAAGACCTTAAAAATCTTATCTCTGTTCTTCATCCGGATGAAACTCACCTTGTGCTCAGTGCAACCACAAAGGACTCTGATCTTCTGGAAAATATCAGGCTGTACCGTTCACTGGGAATTAACCGCCTTTTGTTTACAAAACTTGATGAAACAGTGCGTTTAGGTAATATTTACAATGTGGTTAGTGAGAGCAGGATTGCGCTTTCCTATTTCACATTCGGGCAGAGTGTACCCGATGATATTGAGCTTGCACAGCCGGGTAAATTTGTTCAGCGCTTGATGGAAGGACGTACCCTGTGA
- a CDS encoding Metal dependent phosphohydrolase, with product MEFIKEVEKLKLIFRQNVVIDGSRQENSAEHSWHIALMAIVLSEYSDSKEIDLLRVLKMLLIHDIVEIDTGDTFLYDCEANKTKGEKEYATANRVFGLLPEITKREFMSLWQEFEKRETADARFAAALDGLQPLMNHLLSKGQGIIKHKLKTDQIIAKKKFIEDTSKELWEFAKRVIQESENAGLYTKGD from the coding sequence ATGGAGTTCATTAAGGAAGTTGAAAAGCTTAAATTGATATTTAGGCAAAATGTAGTTATCGATGGCTCACGGCAAGAGAATAGTGCGGAACATTCCTGGCATATTGCTCTTATGGCTATTGTTTTATCTGAATATTCAGATTCAAAGGAAATAGATTTATTGAGAGTATTGAAGATGTTGCTGATACATGACATCGTAGAGATAGACACCGGAGACACTTTTCTTTATGACTGCGAAGCAAATAAAACAAAGGGAGAAAAGGAATATGCTACCGCTAACCGGGTTTTTGGACTTTTACCTGAAATCACAAAAAGAGAATTCATGTCGCTATGGCAGGAATTTGAAAAGAGGGAAACAGCTGATGCCAGGTTTGCTGCAGCCCTTGATGGTTTACAACCACTTATGAACCATCTTTTATCCAAAGGTCAGGGTATAATCAAGCATAAATTAAAAACTGACCAGATTATTGCAAAAAAAAAATTTATAGAAGATACCTCAAAGGAATTGTGGGAATTTGCAAAGAGAGTAATACAGGAAAGTGAAAATGCTGGTTTGTACACTAAAGGGGATTAA
- a CDS encoding metal dependent phosphohydrolase, with protein MNSDNSKHVVRQHDSARIKRITQSIIGLPTLPTVVSKMLEMIDNPRTSASTLARLISTDQALTAKILKLANSAYYGFSREISTVNMAIVVLGFNTVKDMGLWLSVFDVFKKSSDSNSFDIVRFWEHSVACGIAARMVARNTQSRYAGEAFVAGLLHDIGKVVLNQYFNKDFLEILQKAQESSLEDAEKEILGIGHGRIGAWLAEKWNLPSMISETILHHHQPWESKKEQDFVAIITLADLLCHLTETGNSGRAVVPVYDERLWEIFVNSGFPIDESDLERLQTDFFIEYERSETFLSMINEGSS; from the coding sequence ATGAATTCAGATAATTCCAAACACGTAGTAAGACAGCACGATTCAGCCCGAATCAAAAGAATCACTCAAAGTATCATCGGTCTGCCAACCCTTCCTACAGTGGTATCAAAGATGCTTGAGATGATTGATAACCCGCGTACATCAGCCTCCACACTCGCCAGGCTAATCTCTACAGACCAGGCGCTCACTGCAAAAATCCTCAAGCTTGCAAACAGTGCATATTACGGGTTTTCAAGAGAAATATCAACTGTAAACATGGCCATTGTCGTTCTGGGTTTCAACACTGTCAAAGACATGGGGCTGTGGTTATCTGTTTTTGATGTCTTTAAAAAATCATCCGATAGCAACAGTTTTGATATCGTAAGATTCTGGGAACACTCTGTTGCCTGTGGTATTGCCGCGCGAATGGTTGCAAGGAATACTCAGTCAAGGTATGCCGGAGAGGCTTTTGTGGCCGGTCTGCTTCATGATATAGGAAAAGTGGTGCTTAACCAGTACTTCAATAAAGACTTTCTTGAAATCCTTCAAAAAGCACAGGAGAGCTCACTTGAAGATGCCGAGAAAGAAATTTTAGGAATAGGGCATGGCAGGATCGGAGCCTGGCTGGCCGAGAAATGGAATCTGCCTTCCATGATTTCTGAAACAATACTTCATCACCACCAGCCATGGGAGTCAAAGAAAGAACAGGATTTTGTGGCAATTATCACACTTGCTGATCTTCTGTGTCATCTTACGGAAACCGGTAACTCCGGCAGAGCGGTGGTGCCTGTGTATGATGAGAGACTGTGGGAGATTTTTGTCAACTCAGGGTTTCCCATAGATGAATCAGACCTGGAGCGTTTGCAAACCGACTTTTTTATCGAATATGAAAGATCTGAAACATTTCTTTCTATGATCAATGAAGGTTCTTCTTAA
- a CDS encoding Flagellar synthesis regulator FleN — translation MNDQAQKLRDIVKNRDLQRHNPAQEYSRSHCRSFAVTSGKGGVGKTTFSLALAASLSKLRKKVLLLDADLGLANVHILLGLAPKKTISDVVSGECSIEDVIVTAPGNLDLIPGASGLEALANIDTGRLERLRLDFMRLEQKYDYLLIDTGAGIGSVVTHFASNADTALLVMTPEPTSLADAYAMVKVLYEKGNKKISVIVNMVSSDRQGIETFDRLNALVVKFLKKPLELASVLCTEREVKRNVHAQKLLLKEHPNNRYVIRVGSLARKISGLPDSKRESFFARMWSGVSTKE, via the coding sequence GTGAACGATCAGGCACAAAAGCTGCGTGATATAGTAAAAAACAGAGATCTTCAGAGGCATAATCCGGCTCAGGAGTATAGCAGATCTCATTGCAGAAGTTTTGCCGTTACCAGTGGCAAAGGGGGAGTGGGAAAGACCACATTCTCGCTGGCACTGGCAGCTTCCTTATCTAAGCTAAGAAAAAAGGTGCTTCTTCTTGATGCTGATCTGGGGCTTGCAAATGTACACATACTGCTTGGCCTCGCACCCAAAAAAACAATCTCTGACGTTGTCTCTGGTGAGTGTTCCATAGAGGATGTAATTGTAACTGCTCCGGGTAATCTTGATCTTATCCCGGGAGCTTCCGGGCTTGAAGCACTTGCCAATATCGACACGGGGCGTCTGGAGCGACTCAGACTGGACTTTATGCGTCTGGAACAGAAATATGATTACCTTTTAATCGATACCGGAGCTGGGATCGGGAGTGTTGTTACCCATTTTGCATCTAACGCAGATACAGCCCTTCTGGTTATGACTCCTGAACCTACTTCGCTGGCCGATGCGTATGCAATGGTGAAAGTGCTCTATGAAAAAGGGAATAAAAAAATATCGGTCATTGTGAATATGGTATCTTCTGACAGGCAGGGTATCGAAACATTTGACAGGCTCAATGCTTTAGTGGTAAAATTCTTGAAAAAGCCCCTTGAGCTGGCATCTGTACTTTGTACTGAGCGGGAAGTTAAACGTAATGTACACGCTCAGAAATTATTGTTGAAAGAGCACCCCAATAACAGGTATGTTATAAGGGTGGGTTCACTGGCAAGAAAGATCTCCGGGTTACCAGACTCAAAAAGGGAGAGTTTCTTTGCCCGTATGTGGTCAGGGGTAAGTACAAAAGAGTAA
- a CDS encoding Ribonuclease HI → MKKITAYTDGACSGNPGPGGYGVVLRYNGHEKELSGGFSNTTNNRMELMGTIIALETLKEPCEVTIVTDSQYIVNAVQKGWARKWRSMGWMRNKKEPALNPDLWERLLNLIDKHKVVFQWVRGHNGHPENERCDQLAVKAASKPDLPPDTRT, encoded by the coding sequence ATGAAAAAAATCACAGCCTACACAGATGGTGCCTGCTCGGGAAATCCCGGGCCAGGCGGTTACGGAGTTGTACTCAGATATAACGGTCACGAGAAGGAACTTTCCGGTGGATTCAGCAATACAACCAATAACCGTATGGAGCTTATGGGTACTATTATTGCACTGGAAACTCTCAAGGAACCTTGTGAGGTGACCATTGTTACAGATTCGCAATATATAGTGAATGCAGTGCAAAAAGGATGGGCGCGCAAATGGCGTTCAATGGGTTGGATGCGCAACAAAAAAGAGCCAGCACTCAATCCCGATCTTTGGGAGCGGCTACTTAATCTCATAGATAAACACAAAGTTGTGTTTCAGTGGGTTCGGGGGCATAACGGGCACCCCGAAAATGAGCGCTGTGACCAGCTCGCGGTAAAGGCTGCATCAAAACCCGATTTACCGCCTGATACCCGCACATGA